A single Calidifontibacter indicus DNA region contains:
- the sigM gene encoding RNA polymerase sigma factor SigM — protein sequence MTYLEDLSQQTDRDLLAAHCAGDQDAFGELFKRHKDRMWAVAVRTCRDPELAADAVQDGFISAFRRADSFRGDAQVTTWLHRIIVNACLDRLRRVKPTSELPEYELADRRDEHASTVVRLDVQEALGKIPEAQRLALTLVDMQGMSVAEAADVLEVAEGTIKSRCARGRAALAELLVDKHGEGYVH from the coding sequence ATGACGTATCTGGAAGACCTCTCACAGCAGACCGACCGCGACTTGCTCGCGGCCCACTGCGCGGGTGACCAGGACGCGTTCGGTGAGCTGTTCAAGCGGCACAAGGACCGCATGTGGGCGGTTGCGGTGCGCACCTGTCGCGACCCCGAACTGGCCGCCGACGCCGTGCAGGACGGCTTCATCTCGGCGTTCCGCCGGGCCGACTCCTTCCGCGGCGACGCGCAGGTGACCACCTGGCTGCACCGCATCATCGTCAACGCCTGCCTCGACCGGTTGCGCCGGGTGAAGCCGACCTCCGAACTGCCGGAGTACGAGTTGGCCGACCGCCGCGACGAGCACGCCAGCACCGTCGTCCGGCTCGATGTGCAGGAGGCGCTCGGCAAGATCCCGGAGGCGCAGCGGCTCGCGCTCACCCTGGTCGACATGCAGGGCATGTCGGTCGCGGAGGCGGCCGACGTGCTCGAGGTGGCCGAGGGCACGATCAAGTCGCGTTGCGCCCGGGGCCGTGCAGCCCTGGCCGAGCTTCTCGTCGACAAGCACGGCGAGGGTTACGTGCACTGA
- a CDS encoding SRPBCC family protein has protein sequence MKRRTTASPDDVWAVVADGWSYPLWVVGASRMRAVSADWPQPGAKLHHSVGSWPGLLNDETTVVEMEPARRLRLSARARPFGEAVVDITLEPSGSGTEITMGEDVSAGPARLLPGLLRQVPILVRNRESLRRLALVAERHTEP, from the coding sequence ATGAAGCGACGCACGACAGCCTCGCCGGACGATGTATGGGCGGTTGTGGCCGACGGTTGGTCGTATCCGCTGTGGGTGGTGGGAGCCTCGCGGATGCGGGCGGTGTCGGCCGATTGGCCGCAGCCCGGAGCGAAATTGCACCACTCCGTCGGCTCCTGGCCGGGGCTGCTCAACGACGAAACCACCGTGGTCGAGATGGAGCCGGCGCGCCGCCTGCGGTTGAGCGCCCGCGCACGTCCCTTCGGCGAAGCGGTCGTCGACATCACCCTCGAGCCGAGCGGATCGGGCACCGAGATCACGATGGGCGAGGACGTCAGCGCTGGTCCGGCCCGGCTGCTGCCCGGTCTGCTGCGGCAGGTGCCGATCCTGGTGCGCAACCGGGAGTCGCTGCGCCGGCTCGCGCTGGTGGCGGAGCGGCACACCGAGCCCTGA
- the trxA gene encoding thioredoxin: MGAIKETTDATFEADVLKNDKPVIVDFWAPWCGPCRQVAPILEELAKEHDSVDIVKLNTDDNPKISAKYGITGIPTMNVYVGGEVVKTLVGALPKPKLVKELSDFLG; encoded by the coding sequence ATGGGTGCCATCAAGGAGACCACGGACGCCACCTTCGAGGCCGACGTCCTCAAGAACGACAAGCCGGTCATCGTCGACTTCTGGGCGCCCTGGTGCGGCCCGTGCCGCCAGGTCGCCCCGATCCTCGAGGAGCTCGCCAAGGAGCACGACTCGGTCGACATCGTGAAGCTCAACACCGACGACAACCCGAAGATCTCGGCGAAGTACGGCATCACCGGCATCCCGACGATGAACGTCTACGTCGGCGGCGAGGTCGTCAAGACCCTCGTCGGCGCGCTGCCGAAGCCGAAGCTCGTCAAGGAGCTGTCCGACTTCCTCGGCTGA
- a CDS encoding choice-of-anchor I family protein, with product MHPSPRTRLTRSLAVLVAGATVASAAAFAPSAVAAPPASDVTLTPLGSYSTGAFAEGGSEIVAHDPVRQRLFSINAQAGTVDVLSIADPAKPVRVAQLATPGANSVAVSGNLIAVAQQAEPKAAPGSVTFFDAKALGKLRSVTVGALPDMLTFTPSGSSVLVANEGEPDGYCAGQVDPEGSVSIIDLAGGVDKATVRTADFKPYNAQLDELRAKGVRIFGPNATVAQDLEPEYITVSTNSQTAWVSLQEANAIATVDLKAGKITAINPLGTKDHSLPANALDAGDKDGEVNITTWPVKGLYMPDGIASYKVKNQHYLVTANEGDARDWDCYNEEIRVKDAKLDPTVFPNAKALQKNEAIGRLKMTTTSPKGPNGYTEINSFGGRSISVRNADTGALVWDSGDAFERLTAQADPTNFNANHEKNGADDRSDDKGPEPEGVDLGKIGGRTYAFVGLERNSGVVVVDVTDPAHGRIAGFGSNRKAGDPGAGTAGDLGPEGVHFIAADQSPNGKPLLVVGNEVSGTTTVWQVG from the coding sequence ATGCATCCGTCACCCCGCACCCGTCTCACCCGCAGCCTCGCCGTCCTGGTCGCCGGAGCGACCGTTGCCTCGGCCGCAGCGTTCGCGCCGTCCGCGGTGGCGGCTCCCCCTGCCTCCGACGTCACCCTGACCCCGCTCGGTTCCTACTCGACCGGCGCCTTCGCCGAGGGCGGCTCGGAGATCGTCGCGCACGACCCGGTGCGCCAGCGTCTGTTCTCGATCAACGCCCAGGCCGGCACCGTCGACGTGCTGTCGATCGCCGACCCGGCGAAGCCGGTGCGGGTCGCGCAACTGGCCACCCCCGGCGCCAACTCGGTCGCCGTCAGCGGCAACCTCATCGCCGTCGCGCAGCAGGCCGAGCCGAAGGCCGCTCCGGGCAGCGTCACCTTCTTCGACGCGAAGGCCCTGGGCAAGCTGCGCTCGGTCACCGTGGGCGCCCTGCCCGACATGCTCACCTTCACCCCGTCCGGCTCCAGCGTGCTGGTCGCCAACGAGGGCGAGCCCGACGGCTACTGCGCCGGTCAGGTCGACCCGGAGGGCTCGGTGTCGATCATCGACCTCGCCGGTGGCGTCGACAAAGCCACCGTGCGCACCGCCGACTTCAAGCCCTACAACGCCCAGCTCGACGAGCTGCGCGCCAAGGGTGTGCGCATCTTCGGCCCCAACGCGACCGTGGCGCAGGACCTCGAGCCGGAGTACATCACCGTCTCGACCAACTCCCAGACCGCGTGGGTGAGTCTGCAGGAGGCCAACGCGATCGCCACCGTCGACCTCAAGGCGGGCAAGATCACCGCGATCAACCCGCTCGGCACCAAGGACCACTCGCTGCCGGCGAACGCGCTCGACGCCGGCGACAAGGACGGCGAGGTCAACATCACCACCTGGCCGGTGAAGGGCCTGTACATGCCCGACGGCATCGCGTCGTACAAGGTGAAGAACCAGCATTACCTGGTGACCGCGAACGAGGGCGACGCCCGCGACTGGGACTGCTACAACGAGGAGATCCGGGTCAAGGACGCCAAGCTCGACCCGACGGTCTTCCCGAACGCGAAGGCGCTGCAGAAGAACGAGGCCATCGGTCGGCTGAAGATGACCACGACCTCGCCGAAGGGCCCGAACGGCTACACCGAGATCAACTCCTTCGGCGGACGCTCCATCTCGGTGCGCAACGCCGACACCGGCGCGCTGGTCTGGGACTCCGGGGACGCCTTCGAGCGGCTCACCGCGCAGGCCGACCCGACCAACTTCAACGCCAACCACGAGAAGAACGGCGCCGACGACCGCTCCGACGACAAGGGGCCGGAGCCGGAAGGCGTCGACCTGGGCAAGATCGGCGGCCGCACGTACGCCTTCGTCGGCCTGGAGCGCAACAGCGGCGTGGTCGTCGTCGACGTCACCGACCCGGCGCACGGCCGCATCGCCGGCTTCGGCAGCAACCGCAAGGCGGGCGATCCCGGGGCCGGCACCGCCGGTGACCTCGGCCCCGAGGGCGTGCACTTCATCGCGGCCGACCAGTCGCCGAACGGCAAGCCACTGCTTGTCGTCGGCAACGAGGTGTCCGGCACCACCACCGTCTGGCAGGTGGGCTGA
- the murJ gene encoding murein biosynthesis integral membrane protein MurJ, with amino-acid sequence MTSSPDETVDPTPGATESTTPSARSSVLRSSAVMAAGTMVSRVLGLVRTVLLASVLGATGGVANAFGTANTLPNMIYILLAGGVLNAVLVPQMARSLKHDDGGQGYTDRLLTLALTILLIVTIVFTIASPLAYYVMDVSGSTPTSLGIAFTYLCLPQILFYGIYTLLGEALNARGRFGAFMWSPVLANIVSIAGLVWFWSVTTPEQVADPDRWTWQMVAILAGSATLGIVAQALVLIIPLRRSGYTFRPNFSFRGVGLRTASTVAIWAFGAVVVQQIGLLLSTNVLNSVPKGYGGTAAQQNAFLLFMLPHSIVTISLVTALYTRLSHAAAEGRTRAVKRDLDTGLRLSGLASIAVTIGSVVLIHPLVVVGWGEENGRPIADMTIAMMLGLVPFTICVLVQRVFYAYEDAKTPFWMQVACTIVAMGLTLAALVLPMQWRGPGVALAQSVSYLVQAILGWWLLQRRIGHIPVAGAVRTYVRLALAAFVATGVAAVVRFGLESQIGSTGRGPNLVITIVAGGLFLLVYLALGRRLHVAEINQLLSPVTSRLPGGRRSREAADTGVRRGEP; translated from the coding sequence ATGACGAGCAGCCCTGACGAGACCGTCGACCCCACTCCGGGGGCCACCGAGTCAACGACCCCATCGGCCCGCTCGTCGGTCCTTCGCTCCAGCGCGGTGATGGCCGCCGGCACGATGGTGTCGCGCGTGCTCGGCCTGGTGCGGACGGTGCTGCTGGCATCGGTGCTCGGCGCCACCGGCGGCGTGGCGAACGCCTTCGGCACCGCGAACACGCTGCCGAACATGATCTACATCCTGCTCGCAGGCGGCGTGCTCAACGCGGTGCTGGTGCCGCAGATGGCGCGTTCGCTCAAGCACGACGACGGCGGACAGGGCTACACCGACCGGCTGCTCACCCTGGCCCTGACCATCCTGCTGATCGTCACGATCGTCTTCACGATCGCCTCACCGCTGGCCTACTACGTGATGGACGTCAGCGGCTCGACGCCCACCTCGCTGGGTATCGCGTTCACCTACCTGTGCCTGCCGCAGATCCTCTTCTACGGCATCTACACCCTGCTCGGCGAGGCCCTCAACGCGCGCGGCCGGTTCGGCGCGTTCATGTGGTCGCCGGTGCTGGCGAACATCGTCTCGATCGCCGGCCTCGTGTGGTTCTGGTCGGTGACGACCCCCGAGCAGGTCGCCGACCCCGACCGGTGGACCTGGCAGATGGTCGCCATCCTCGCCGGCAGCGCCACGCTCGGCATCGTCGCGCAGGCGCTGGTGCTGATCATCCCGCTGCGGCGCAGCGGTTACACCTTCCGTCCCAACTTCAGCTTCCGCGGCGTCGGCCTGCGCACCGCGTCGACCGTCGCGATCTGGGCTTTCGGCGCGGTCGTGGTGCAGCAGATCGGTCTGCTGCTGTCGACCAACGTGCTCAACTCGGTGCCGAAGGGTTACGGCGGCACCGCGGCCCAGCAGAACGCCTTCCTGCTGTTCATGCTGCCGCACTCCATCGTCACGATCAGCCTGGTCACCGCGCTCTACACGCGCCTGTCGCACGCCGCCGCCGAGGGACGCACTCGCGCTGTGAAGCGCGACCTCGACACCGGTCTGCGGCTGTCCGGCCTGGCGAGCATCGCGGTCACGATCGGGTCGGTCGTGCTGATCCACCCGCTCGTCGTCGTCGGTTGGGGCGAGGAGAACGGCCGTCCGATCGCCGACATGACGATCGCGATGATGCTCGGTCTCGTGCCCTTCACCATCTGTGTGCTGGTGCAGCGGGTGTTCTACGCCTACGAGGACGCGAAGACGCCGTTCTGGATGCAGGTCGCCTGCACGATCGTCGCGATGGGCCTCACCCTCGCGGCGCTGGTGCTGCCGATGCAGTGGCGCGGGCCGGGCGTCGCCCTCGCCCAATCGGTCAGTTACCTGGTGCAGGCGATCCTCGGCTGGTGGCTGCTGCAACGGCGGATCGGGCACATTCCGGTGGCCGGTGCGGTGCGCACCTACGTCCGGCTCGCCCTGGCCGCGTTCGTCGCCACCGGCGTCGCCGCAGTCGTCCGCTTCGGCCTGGAGTCGCAGATCGGGTCGACCGGACGCGGCCCCAACCTGGTCATCACGATCGTCGCCGGCGGGCTCTTCCTGCTGGTCTACCTCGCGCTCGGCCGCCGCCTGCACGTGGCCGAGATCAACCAGTTGTTGAGCCCCGTCACCTCCCGTCTGCCCGGCGGACGCCGCTCCCGGGAAGCGGCGGATACCGGCGTGCGGCGCGGCGAACCTTAG
- a CDS encoding MarR family winged helix-turn-helix transcriptional regulator — protein sequence MAVADPDHPDGQPPKANPARVHARIRDLLRRITLEAHRHTALVARDMGLSTTDVHAVGVLQACDGGLSAGQLGDTLALSPPATSALLGRLERADHAVRGSAAHDGRRAHIAPTATAVGESRERFTALNAAIDAVLERHDPAEIESVHTVLAELLDAVRAANDSHRALARDGSAVPT from the coding sequence ATGGCAGTCGCTGACCCGGACCACCCTGACGGGCAGCCCCCGAAGGCGAACCCAGCACGGGTCCACGCCCGGATCCGCGACCTGCTGCGCCGAATCACGCTGGAAGCGCACCGCCACACCGCCCTCGTCGCCCGCGACATGGGCCTGAGCACCACCGACGTGCACGCCGTCGGGGTGCTGCAGGCCTGCGACGGCGGGCTCAGTGCCGGTCAACTGGGCGACACCTTGGCACTGAGCCCACCGGCGACGAGTGCACTGCTGGGCCGGTTGGAGCGGGCCGATCACGCGGTGCGCGGCAGCGCGGCGCACGACGGTCGCCGGGCACACATCGCCCCCACCGCGACAGCCGTCGGCGAGAGCCGCGAGCGGTTCACCGCCCTCAATGCCGCGATCGACGCCGTCCTGGAGCGACACGACCCCGCCGAGATCGAGTCCGTGCACACCGTGCTCGCCGAACTCCTGGACGCCGTCCGTGCTGCCAACGACAGCCACCGCGCGCTTGCGCGCGATGGGTCGGCCGTCCCGACCTGA
- the trxB gene encoding thioredoxin-disulfide reductase, which produces MSNDLVRNLIIVGSGPAGYTAAVYAARANLEPLVFEGSVTAGGALMNTTEVENFPGFRDGIMGPDLMEQMRAQAERFGAELVRDDVTAMELSGDIKTVTDGEGNIHRAHAVILAMGSAYRELGLEDEKRLSGHGVSWCATCDGAFFRDKDIAVVGGGDSAVEEATFLTRFGKTVTMIHRRDELRASKIMAERAAANDKISFAWNSEVVGIHGDAKLESLTLRDTVTGATRDLEASGLFVAIGHIPRSELVVGQVDLDGEGYVLTQGRSTKTNLEGVFACGDLVDHTYRQAITAAGSGCSAALDAERWLADKVGH; this is translated from the coding sequence GTGAGTAACGACCTGGTGCGCAACCTCATCATCGTCGGGTCAGGTCCCGCCGGTTACACCGCGGCGGTGTACGCCGCGCGGGCCAACCTCGAGCCACTGGTCTTCGAGGGTTCGGTCACCGCCGGCGGCGCGCTGATGAACACCACCGAGGTGGAGAACTTCCCCGGATTCCGTGACGGAATCATGGGTCCCGACCTGATGGAGCAGATGCGCGCCCAGGCCGAGCGGTTCGGCGCCGAGTTGGTGCGTGACGACGTCACCGCGATGGAACTTTCCGGCGACATCAAGACCGTCACGGACGGCGAGGGCAATATCCACCGCGCCCACGCGGTGATCCTGGCGATGGGTTCGGCCTACCGTGAGCTGGGGTTGGAGGACGAGAAGCGCCTGTCCGGTCACGGCGTGTCGTGGTGCGCCACCTGCGACGGTGCGTTCTTTCGCGACAAGGACATCGCGGTCGTCGGCGGCGGTGACTCCGCGGTCGAGGAGGCCACCTTCCTCACCCGCTTCGGCAAGACCGTCACGATGATCCACCGCCGCGACGAACTGCGCGCCTCGAAGATCATGGCCGAGCGTGCCGCCGCCAACGACAAGATCTCCTTCGCCTGGAACAGCGAGGTGGTCGGCATCCACGGCGACGCCAAGCTCGAATCGCTCACCCTGCGCGACACCGTCACGGGGGCGACCCGCGACCTGGAGGCCAGCGGCCTGTTCGTCGCGATCGGTCACATCCCGCGCAGTGAGCTGGTCGTCGGCCAGGTCGACCTCGACGGCGAGGGATACGTGCTCACCCAGGGCCGCTCGACCAAGACCAACCTCGAGGGCGTCTTCGCCTGCGGTGACCTGGTCGACCACACCTACCGTCAGGCCATCACCGCCGCCGGTTCCGGCTGCTCCGCCGCGCTCGACGCCGAGCGTTGGCTGGCCGACAAAGTCGGACACTGA
- a CDS encoding phytoene desaturase family protein, producing the protein MNTETVDAVVVGGGHHGLVAATMLADAGWDVLLLEARDKVGGAVSSVVDGPWVMDEFSACHPLAKSSPALLRLGLEDFGLRWADAPRPVAHVANGDDPLGAAIETTPPDTAAGLQNPRDGETWLTLANHYARVKGPLLDALLTQWPPTTSAARLARAVGAGDLLDFARFALLPLDRMVTELFVGQDARDLFAGNAMHADIPPTAPGSGMFGWLMSMLAQDAGFSSPAGGTRMLATALERRAVHAGVDIRVHTPVAQILVRGGRATGVVTADGRSITARRAVVADTSAPALYERLLPDDAVPPGLRARLDRFAWDLPTVKVNYKLSTPMPWSARRAHGAGVVHVGHSSPGLTRWSTDLETGRVPDRAFSLVGQMSTIDPSRSPAGTEALWLYTHAPRGIATAEVADRVAENAEKVLDELAPGWRDSILQRWVQRPDDLHQADDNLAHGAVAGGTMQLFQQAIWRPVTGLGGPATHLDGLYHASAAVHPGGGVHGAAGFMAARAALRQQRWWGRPTRSARLRVLGRLYDSPPSIG; encoded by the coding sequence ATGAACACCGAGACTGTCGACGCGGTCGTCGTCGGCGGGGGCCACCACGGGCTCGTGGCGGCGACGATGCTCGCCGATGCGGGGTGGGACGTGCTTCTGCTCGAAGCTCGCGACAAGGTCGGCGGGGCGGTGTCGTCGGTCGTCGACGGCCCCTGGGTGATGGACGAGTTCAGCGCTTGTCATCCGCTCGCGAAGTCGTCGCCGGCGCTGCTTCGCCTGGGTCTGGAGGACTTCGGGCTGCGCTGGGCGGACGCGCCGCGCCCCGTCGCCCACGTGGCCAACGGTGACGATCCGCTCGGTGCCGCCATCGAGACGACCCCGCCCGACACCGCCGCCGGGTTGCAGAACCCCCGCGACGGTGAGACCTGGCTGACGCTGGCGAACCATTACGCGCGGGTGAAGGGCCCGCTGCTCGACGCGTTGCTGACCCAGTGGCCGCCCACCACCAGCGCCGCCCGGTTGGCGCGGGCGGTCGGGGCCGGCGACCTGCTCGACTTCGCGCGTTTCGCCTTGCTGCCCCTCGACCGCATGGTGACGGAATTGTTCGTCGGCCAGGATGCGCGCGATCTGTTCGCCGGCAATGCGATGCACGCCGACATCCCTCCCACGGCGCCTGGCAGCGGCATGTTCGGGTGGCTGATGAGCATGCTCGCCCAGGACGCCGGTTTCTCCTCCCCGGCCGGGGGCACGCGCATGCTGGCCACCGCGCTGGAGCGACGTGCCGTGCATGCCGGGGTCGACATCCGGGTGCACACCCCGGTGGCCCAGATCCTCGTCCGAGGCGGGCGCGCCACCGGGGTGGTCACCGCCGACGGACGCAGCATCACCGCACGTCGGGCTGTGGTCGCCGACACCAGTGCCCCTGCGCTCTACGAGCGCCTGCTACCGGACGACGCGGTGCCGCCCGGCCTGCGCGCCCGACTCGACCGGTTCGCGTGGGATCTGCCGACGGTCAAGGTCAACTACAAGCTGTCCACGCCGATGCCGTGGTCGGCGCGGCGGGCGCACGGCGCGGGCGTGGTGCACGTCGGTCATTCGAGCCCGGGACTCACCCGCTGGAGCACCGACCTGGAGACGGGCCGGGTGCCCGATCGGGCCTTTTCGCTCGTGGGGCAGATGAGCACGATCGACCCGTCCCGGTCTCCGGCCGGCACCGAGGCGCTCTGGCTCTACACCCACGCGCCCCGTGGCATCGCGACGGCCGAGGTCGCCGACCGGGTGGCGGAGAACGCCGAGAAGGTGCTCGACGAGCTCGCCCCGGGCTGGCGCGACTCGATCCTCCAGCGCTGGGTGCAGCGCCCGGACGACCTGCACCAAGCCGACGACAATCTCGCGCACGGCGCCGTCGCCGGCGGCACGATGCAGCTGTTCCAGCAAGCGATCTGGCGACCGGTCACCGGACTCGGTGGACCTGCCACCCACCTCGACGGGCTCTATCACGCCTCCGCTGCCGTGCACCCCGGTGGCGGGGTGCACGGGGCTGCCGGCTTCATGGCCGCCCGAGCGGCCCTGCGACAGCAGCGATGGTGGGGCAGGCCGACTCGCAGTGCCCGACTGCGCGTGCTCGGCCGCCTCTACGACTCCCCGCCGTCCATCGGCTGA
- a CDS encoding protein kinase family protein translates to MDGATRPEESVGRPERVTTTSTNEGERSVQGIESGHELAGRYLLRQLVASSDLKQVWTATDETLSRDVTVTVFDASGEHAAAALDSARRAAAVEDRHLPRVLDVGTQDELSYVVTESFTGAESIASMLQFDPLPAEEARRMVGEAATGLHTAAGRGLHHLALTPHEIVRAQDGSVYVIGTATEAALAGTDDVPSAEASRQDAVRLVQVLYAALTGKWPGDEDVAGLAKAARNDDGDVSPVSSLRRSVPRDLNSLCLAVLGDDAGPRTPGELATLLAPWSSEVVRADPAPAKPETTDDLSKSAGAGTAAAGAAGAGAAVTAGTAAATATSGTKADAETTATAADDDETQFFNSPSADPDATHTFDATALAERRRREQDDDYDPSFSELEPPLPMLRTGQDDPDRDTSKLALAIVAAFVVAALVLGIIGIRGLFSGGGSDQPAQTQRPLPTTPTGSANTSATPTTTTQPSGQKITVASITGFDPQGDGDERSELAPNAIDGNVNTLWMSQIYGRADYQGGRKKGAGLLLDLGKATQVGSVRITTAGNPSTIQVFVTDRKDGVDGLQPIGEMNGVGEQTVTAKTPTTGRYVILWVTNLAAGNLGGYREKIAEVQVLS, encoded by the coding sequence ATGGACGGGGCCACCCGTCCGGAGGAGTCGGTGGGCCGACCCGAACGGGTGACCACGACGTCGACGAACGAGGGAGAACGATCAGTGCAGGGCATCGAGTCCGGCCACGAACTGGCCGGTCGTTACCTCCTCCGGCAACTCGTCGCCTCCTCCGATCTGAAGCAGGTCTGGACGGCCACCGACGAGACCCTGAGCCGCGACGTGACCGTCACGGTCTTCGACGCGTCGGGTGAGCACGCCGCGGCGGCGCTCGACTCCGCCCGCCGTGCGGCTGCGGTCGAAGACCGACACCTGCCCCGCGTGCTCGACGTCGGCACCCAGGACGAGCTGTCGTACGTCGTCACCGAGTCGTTCACCGGCGCCGAGTCGATCGCCTCGATGCTGCAATTCGACCCATTGCCGGCCGAGGAAGCCCGCCGCATGGTCGGCGAGGCGGCCACCGGCCTGCACACCGCCGCCGGACGCGGCCTGCACCACCTCGCACTCACCCCGCACGAGATCGTGCGGGCCCAGGACGGTTCGGTGTACGTGATCGGCACGGCCACCGAGGCCGCGCTCGCCGGCACCGACGACGTGCCGTCGGCCGAGGCGTCCCGCCAGGACGCCGTCCGTCTCGTGCAGGTGCTGTACGCCGCGCTGACCGGCAAGTGGCCCGGTGACGAGGACGTCGCCGGTCTGGCCAAGGCCGCCCGCAACGACGACGGTGATGTCTCGCCGGTCAGTTCGCTGCGCCGCAGCGTGCCGCGCGACCTCAACTCGCTCTGCCTCGCGGTGCTCGGCGACGACGCCGGACCCCGCACGCCGGGCGAACTGGCCACCCTGCTCGCCCCGTGGTCGTCCGAGGTCGTGCGGGCAGACCCCGCACCGGCCAAGCCGGAGACCACCGACGACCTGTCGAAGTCCGCCGGCGCGGGCACGGCTGCGGCGGGTGCCGCCGGAGCAGGGGCAGCTGTGACAGCTGGAACCGCCGCGGCAACCGCCACGAGCGGCACCAAGGCTGACGCCGAGACCACCGCCACCGCCGCGGACGACGACGAGACCCAGTTCTTCAACTCGCCGTCGGCCGACCCCGACGCGACCCACACCTTCGACGCCACCGCGCTCGCCGAGCGACGCCGCCGGGAGCAGGACGACGACTACGACCCGTCGTTCTCCGAGCTCGAGCCACCGCTGCCGATGCTGCGCACCGGCCAGGACGACCCCGACCGCGACACCAGCAAGCTGGCGCTGGCGATCGTGGCGGCGTTCGTGGTGGCCGCGTTGGTGCTCGGCATCATCGGCATCCGCGGACTCTTCAGTGGCGGCGGCAGCGACCAACCGGCCCAGACCCAGCGTCCGTTGCCCACCACCCCCACCGGCAGCGCGAACACGTCGGCGACCCCGACGACCACCACCCAGCCGTCCGGCCAGAAGATCACGGTCGCCTCGATCACCGGCTTCGACCCGCAGGGTGACGGCGACGAGCGCAGCGAGCTCGCCCCGAACGCGATCGACGGCAACGTCAACACGTTGTGGATGTCGCAGATCTACGGCCGCGCCGACTACCAGGGCGGCCGCAAGAAGGGCGCCGGGCTGCTGCTCGACCTCGGCAAGGCGACCCAGGTCGGCTCGGTGAGGATCACCACCGCCGGCAACCCCTCGACCATCCAGGTCTTCGTGACCGACCGCAAGGACGGCGTCGACGGGCTGCAGCCGATCGGCGAGATGAACGGGGTCGGTGAACAGACCGTCACCGCAAAGACCCCCACGACCGGCCGGTACGTCATCCTGTGGGTGACCAACCTCGCTGCCGGCAACCTCGGTGGCTACCGGGAGAAGATCGCAGAGGTTCAGGTTCTGTCATGA
- a CDS encoding pyridoxamine 5'-phosphate oxidase family protein, whose product MNDEQRKVLEIIKDTRLAMLTQIDSSGKLVSRPMATQDSDFDGTIYFIAERDTEKVRDLATNPQVNLAYSGKGAWASVSGTARVVDDEAKLKQLWSSFTSSWLEGGPENPNNILIEVTADSAEYWDAPGNSAVIQLVNLAKSAVTGKRVEGDNETTDFRSTDGSR is encoded by the coding sequence ATGAACGACGAACAACGCAAGGTGCTGGAGATCATCAAGGACACCCGCCTGGCGATGCTCACCCAGATCGACAGCAGCGGGAAGCTCGTGTCCCGCCCGATGGCGACTCAGGACTCCGACTTCGACGGCACGATCTACTTCATCGCCGAACGCGACACCGAGAAGGTGCGCGACTTGGCCACCAACCCGCAGGTGAACCTCGCATACAGCGGTAAGGGCGCGTGGGCCTCCGTGTCGGGCACGGCACGGGTCGTCGACGACGAGGCGAAGCTGAAGCAACTGTGGAGTTCGTTCACCTCGAGCTGGCTGGAGGGTGGACCGGAGAACCCGAACAACATCCTCATCGAGGTGACCGCCGACTCCGCGGAGTACTGGGACGCACCGGGCAACAGCGCCGTCATCCAGTTGGTCAACCTCGCGAAGTCGGCAGTGACCGGCAAGCGCGTCGAGGGCGACAACGAAACCACCGATTTCCGCTCCACCGATGGCAGTCGCTGA